One Vibrio penaeicida DNA segment encodes these proteins:
- a CDS encoding AMP-binding protein: MKLTKLKSEHSLNSSQHYSTLQQTRRFQFRRGAISELPLSDQILFEQFGQGPYAVPEYSCLHTAIEAQAIFMPNQIAAIHEEEKITYGELNLKANQLASFLQKRGIKQGDAVGIFLTRSIPMLIGILATLKLGACYVPQHAGVAPQKVLKHVCETADLKTVLSLSHLEQHLPELSHQNLYFLDELLPELYDSEGLELPDVEPESRCFILFTSGTTGTPNGVQVTHQNVANIVMTSPGNLGIEPGMKVGQILSIAFDMCAWEIFVTLCHGATLLIRNRDIEATVSQADAVIATPSILASLDAKHCQSIQVAAVAGEPCPQPLADQWGAFCRFYNACGPTETTIINTAQHYSDQCEELTIGKPTPNNTVYVLDEDLKPCAIGDVGEMWAGGLCVTAGYIGNEVLNADRYRPDPFLGGKHKMFRTRDLGKWTKSGELLHLGRTDDQVKILGFRVELDSVSRVLEKTENCHQAVTMKVDCKTLIAFVTPAQVCESEAQNQVKKHLPYYCVPSTVIALDSLPKTSRGKIDKRALMAHYEKSQLAITEETP, from the coding sequence ATGAAACTCACTAAATTAAAGTCAGAGCATAGCCTCAACAGTTCACAGCATTACAGCACTCTTCAACAGACGCGACGCTTTCAATTTCGACGAGGCGCCATTTCTGAATTGCCGTTGAGTGATCAGATTTTATTTGAGCAGTTTGGACAAGGTCCTTACGCCGTTCCTGAATACTCTTGCCTTCACACTGCTATTGAAGCTCAAGCGATCTTCATGCCAAATCAAATAGCGGCAATTCATGAAGAAGAAAAAATTACATATGGAGAGCTGAATCTAAAAGCAAACCAACTTGCCTCTTTCCTACAAAAGCGAGGTATTAAGCAAGGTGATGCCGTAGGTATTTTTCTCACGCGATCAATTCCAATGCTAATTGGCATTCTGGCAACCTTAAAACTGGGTGCCTGCTATGTCCCTCAGCACGCTGGCGTGGCACCCCAAAAAGTACTGAAACATGTCTGTGAAACAGCGGACCTAAAAACGGTACTGAGCCTTTCGCACCTAGAACAGCATTTGCCAGAACTCAGCCATCAAAACCTGTATTTCTTAGATGAGCTACTCCCTGAGCTATACGACAGCGAAGGTTTGGAATTACCCGATGTAGAGCCAGAATCACGATGCTTTATTTTGTTTACTTCAGGCACAACAGGAACTCCAAATGGTGTGCAAGTGACGCATCAGAATGTTGCGAACATCGTGATGACATCGCCCGGAAATCTGGGTATAGAGCCCGGAATGAAGGTTGGACAAATTCTGAGTATCGCCTTTGATATGTGCGCTTGGGAGATTTTTGTCACTCTTTGCCACGGTGCCACATTGTTAATTCGCAATCGCGATATTGAAGCCACGGTAAGCCAAGCGGATGCGGTGATTGCGACCCCATCTATTCTCGCAAGTTTAGATGCTAAGCATTGCCAATCTATTCAAGTTGCGGCTGTCGCAGGTGAACCTTGCCCCCAACCCTTAGCAGATCAATGGGGAGCCTTTTGTCGCTTTTACAATGCTTGTGGTCCAACCGAAACCACCATTATCAACACTGCACAGCATTATTCGGATCAATGTGAAGAACTCACGATAGGCAAACCGACGCCCAATAATACCGTGTACGTACTGGACGAGGATCTTAAACCCTGCGCGATTGGCGATGTTGGTGAAATGTGGGCAGGCGGCTTATGTGTTACAGCTGGGTACATCGGCAATGAGGTACTGAATGCCGACCGATATCGACCTGACCCATTTCTAGGTGGTAAGCACAAAATGTTTCGAACACGCGACCTTGGAAAATGGACAAAAAGCGGCGAGCTCCTCCACCTAGGCCGTACTGACGATCAAGTGAAAATTCTTGGTTTCCGTGTTGAATTGGATTCGGTTTCTCGGGTGTTGGAGAAGACAGAAAACTGCCACCAAGCTGTGACAATGAAGGTGGATTGCAAAACACTCATCGCATTTGTTACCCCTGCTCAAGTCTGTGAATCTGAGGCACAAAATCAAGTGAAAAAGCATCTGCCTTACTACTGCGTACCCAGTACCGTAATTGCGCTCGATAGCTTACCTAAAACCTCACGAGGAAAAATTGATAAACGTGCTCTGATGGCACATTACGAGAAAAGCCAGCTAGCTATTACGGAGGAAACACCATGA